The Caldibacillus debilis DSM 16016 genome includes a region encoding these proteins:
- a CDS encoding IS30 family transposase: LTERKTRKEHILKIDRKTAECVKQALQEVKQQYGSVFSTVFKTITSDNGAEXSELSXAXESEVYYTHPYTSCERGTNERHNGLIRRFIPKGKSIEDIDPSLIIYVEXWCNTLPRKILEYRSPNDAFHEELRNIA, from the coding sequence ATTGACCGAACGCAAGACGCGCAAAGAACACATCCTGAAGATCGATCGCAAGACGGCGGAATGCGTGAAGCAAGCCTTACAGGAAGTGAAGCAACAGTATGGATCCGTATTCTCAACCGTGTTCAAAACGATCACATCAGACAATGGAGCTGAATTNAGTGAACTCAGCCANGCTATNGAATCCGAGGTGTATTACACACATCCTTACACATCATGTGAACGAGGAACCAATGAACGCCACAACGGACTCATTCGTCGATTTATTCCAAAAGGCAAGTCCATTGAGGATATCGATCCATCGCTCATTATCTATGTAGAGAANTGGTGTAACACCCTCCCCAGGAAGATCCTGGAATATCGTTCACCAAACGATGCGTTTCATGAAGAGTTACGAAACATCGCTTGA